One genomic window of Ottowia oryzae includes the following:
- the xdhA gene encoding xanthine dehydrogenase small subunit, whose product MPTSESSPDALRLIRRGRVVTCHGVAPDRTLLQLLREDLHCTAVKEGCASGDCGACTVTVAERTPEGALRYRAVNSCIRLAHSVDGQAVWTAEDIAAADGTLHPAQRALVECHGSQCGFCTPGFVMSLFTLHRQRGGDAVTRDEALHALSGNLCRCTGYRPILDAAQTMHHWPEPFLDEADLLQKMELLAQSAQAPAADLAKNFYLQPNTLAELLALRAALPAALLAAGTTDVGLWITKQLQQRPQIIDVTRVAELRQLQRTASALVIGAAVTLNDAFAALAAERPALAPFFDRFAGLPVRESGTLGGNVANGSPIGDSMPLLIALGATLRLASTRGERTLPIEDFYLAYRKTALAPDEVLVAITVPHPAPGEWLRVDKVSKRFEDDISAVCLAVALQVQDGRIASARIGAGGVAAVPARATKTEAVFAGQPCAEATFEQAAQSLMAEFQPLSDMRASADYRRTLLGNLLRRAWQDAAEPGAPALAELEPQS is encoded by the coding sequence ATGCCCACCTCTGAATCGTCCCCCGACGCGCTGCGCCTGATCCGGCGCGGCCGCGTCGTCACCTGCCACGGCGTCGCGCCCGACCGCACCCTGCTGCAGCTGCTGCGCGAAGACCTGCACTGCACCGCCGTCAAGGAAGGCTGCGCCAGCGGCGACTGCGGCGCGTGCACGGTCACCGTGGCCGAACGCACGCCCGAAGGCGCGCTGCGCTACCGCGCCGTGAACAGCTGCATCCGCCTGGCGCACAGCGTCGACGGCCAGGCGGTGTGGACCGCCGAAGACATCGCCGCCGCCGACGGTACGCTGCACCCCGCCCAGCGTGCGCTGGTCGAGTGCCACGGCTCGCAATGCGGCTTCTGCACGCCCGGCTTCGTCATGAGCCTGTTCACCCTGCACCGCCAGCGTGGGGGCGACGCCGTCACGCGCGACGAGGCGCTGCACGCGCTGTCGGGCAACCTGTGCCGCTGCACCGGCTACCGCCCGATTCTGGACGCCGCGCAGACCATGCACCACTGGCCCGAGCCGTTCCTGGATGAAGCCGATTTGCTCCAAAAAATGGAGCTGCTCGCGCAGTCTGCACAAGCGCCAGCGGCCGATTTGGCTAAAAACTTCTACCTGCAGCCCAACACCCTGGCCGAGCTGCTGGCCCTGCGCGCGGCCCTGCCCGCCGCGCTGCTGGCCGCCGGCACCACCGACGTGGGCTTGTGGATCACCAAGCAGCTGCAGCAGCGCCCGCAAATCATCGACGTGACCCGCGTGGCCGAGCTGCGCCAGCTGCAGCGCACGGCCAGCGCGCTGGTCATCGGCGCCGCCGTCACGCTGAACGACGCCTTTGCCGCGCTGGCGGCCGAGCGGCCCGCGCTGGCGCCTTTCTTCGACCGCTTTGCCGGCCTGCCCGTGCGCGAAAGCGGCACGCTGGGCGGCAACGTGGCCAACGGCTCGCCCATCGGCGATTCGATGCCGCTGCTGATCGCGCTGGGCGCCACCCTGCGCCTGGCCAGCACGCGCGGCGAACGCACGCTGCCCATCGAAGACTTCTACCTGGCCTACCGAAAAACCGCGCTGGCGCCCGACGAGGTGCTGGTCGCCATCACCGTGCCGCACCCCGCGCCCGGCGAATGGCTGCGCGTGGACAAGGTCAGCAAGCGCTTTGAGGACGACATCTCCGCTGTCTGCCTGGCCGTGGCGCTGCAGGTGCAGGACGGGCGCATCGCCAGCGCGCGCATCGGCGCGGGCGGCGTGGCGGCGGTACCGGCCCGTGCTACCAAAACAGAAGCTGTCTTCGCAGGCCAGCCGTGCGCTGAAGCCACATTTGAGCAAGCCGCGCAAAGCCTGATGGCTGAGTTTCAGCCGCTCAGCGACATGCGCGCATCCGCCGACTACCGGCGCACGCTGCTGGGCAACCTGCTGCGGCGCGCCTGGCAAGACGCCGCCGAGCCCGGCGCCCCCGCCTTGGCCGAACTGGAGCCCCAATCATGA
- the xdhB gene encoding xanthine dehydrogenase molybdopterin binding subunit has product MIPPAAEARTSPSASASACGTSIPHESARAQVQGLAPYVDDLPEPRGTLHAAPVMSPVAHGRLNGVDASAALAMPGVRAVVLAADIPGDPVLASFSHDEPVLAQGTVQFAGQVVALVVADSVMAARHAARAVKLDITPLPALLTIEDAMAANSFVLPPVTVARGDAAAALAAAPHRLKGHFAVGGQEHFYLEGQIALAVPQEQGQWRVVSSTQHPGEVQHWVAHALGIANHAVVVECRRMGGGFGGKETQAGHLAVWAALAAHKVGAPVKLRLDRDDDFMITGKRHPFAYDYEVGFDDSGRIQGLTIDMMANCGWSADLSGPVADRAVFHVDNAYFLQDVVIRSHRCRTHTQSHTAYRGFGGPQGVIAIETLLGDIARALGKDALAVRTANLYGPRGATERNVTPYQMQVEDNILHELLPKLELLAHYQRRLEGVLAWNRQHKHIKRGLAITPVKFGISFTATLFNQAGALVHVYTDGSVQVNHGGTEMGQGLNTKVAQVVADELGVPLARVLVTASATDKVPNASATAASSGTDLNGKAAQAAARTVRGQLADFVAALDGCAPEAVRFADGQITSPQAVRDFTAVVQQAYAARIQLWSDGFYRTPKIHYDKVTLTGRPFFYFAYGAACSEVAIDTRTGEYRVLGVDILHDVGRSINPAIDIGQIEGGFVQGMGWLTTEELVWTDKGLLATKAPSTYKIPTAADVPARLNVHLWPEENREDTVFRSKAVGEPPFMLAISVWEALREAIAAARADRGLAGAAAAAVQMDAPATAERVLWAVNAP; this is encoded by the coding sequence CTGATTCCCCCCGCCGCCGAAGCGCGCACCAGCCCTAGCGCGTCGGCCAGCGCCTGCGGCACGTCCATCCCGCACGAAAGCGCGCGCGCCCAGGTGCAGGGCCTGGCGCCGTACGTGGACGACCTGCCCGAGCCGCGCGGCACCCTGCACGCCGCGCCGGTGATGTCGCCCGTGGCGCACGGCCGCCTGAACGGCGTGGACGCGAGCGCCGCGCTGGCCATGCCCGGCGTGCGCGCCGTGGTGCTGGCCGCCGACATTCCGGGCGACCCGGTGCTGGCTTCCTTTTCGCACGACGAGCCGGTGCTGGCGCAGGGCACCGTGCAGTTCGCCGGGCAGGTGGTGGCGCTGGTCGTGGCCGACAGCGTGATGGCCGCGCGCCACGCTGCGCGCGCCGTCAAGCTGGACATCACCCCGCTGCCTGCCTTGCTGACCATCGAAGACGCCATGGCGGCCAACAGCTTCGTGCTGCCGCCCGTCACCGTGGCGCGGGGTGACGCCGCCGCCGCGCTGGCCGCGGCACCGCACCGGCTGAAGGGTCACTTTGCCGTGGGCGGGCAAGAGCACTTCTACCTGGAAGGCCAGATCGCCCTGGCCGTGCCGCAAGAGCAGGGCCAGTGGCGCGTGGTCAGCAGCACGCAGCACCCGGGCGAGGTGCAGCACTGGGTGGCGCACGCGCTGGGCATTGCCAACCACGCCGTCGTGGTCGAATGCCGGCGTATGGGTGGCGGCTTTGGCGGCAAGGAAACGCAGGCCGGCCACCTGGCCGTGTGGGCAGCGCTGGCGGCCCACAAAGTGGGCGCACCCGTCAAGCTGCGGCTGGACCGCGACGACGACTTCATGATCACTGGCAAGCGCCACCCGTTTGCGTACGACTACGAGGTGGGCTTTGACGACAGCGGCCGCATCCAGGGCCTGACGATCGACATGATGGCCAACTGCGGCTGGTCGGCCGACCTGAGCGGCCCCGTGGCCGACCGCGCCGTGTTCCATGTCGACAACGCGTACTTCTTGCAAGACGTGGTGATCCGCAGCCACCGCTGCCGCACTCACACGCAAAGCCACACCGCCTACCGCGGCTTTGGCGGCCCGCAGGGCGTGATTGCCATCGAAACGCTGCTGGGCGACATCGCGCGCGCGCTGGGCAAGGACGCGCTGGCCGTGCGCACCGCCAACCTGTACGGCCCGCGCGGCGCCACCGAGCGCAACGTCACGCCCTACCAGATGCAGGTGGAAGACAACATCCTGCACGAATTGCTACCAAAACTGGAGCTGCTGGCGCACTACCAGCGCCGGCTGGAAGGCGTTTTGGCTTGGAACAGGCAGCACAAGCACATCAAGCGCGGCCTGGCCATCACGCCGGTCAAGTTCGGCATCAGCTTCACCGCCACGCTGTTCAACCAGGCGGGTGCGCTGGTGCATGTGTACACCGACGGCAGTGTGCAGGTGAACCACGGCGGCACCGAAATGGGGCAGGGCCTGAACACCAAAGTGGCGCAGGTGGTGGCCGATGAGCTGGGCGTGCCGTTGGCGCGCGTGCTGGTCACCGCCAGCGCCACCGACAAGGTGCCCAACGCCAGCGCCACGGCCGCATCCAGCGGCACCGACTTGAACGGCAAGGCCGCCCAGGCCGCCGCGCGCACCGTGCGCGGCCAACTGGCCGACTTCGTCGCCGCGCTGGACGGCTGCGCGCCCGAAGCGGTGCGCTTTGCCGACGGCCAGATCACCTCGCCCCAGGCTGTGCGCGACTTCACCGCCGTGGTGCAACAGGCCTACGCCGCGCGCATCCAGCTGTGGAGCGACGGCTTTTACCGCACACCCAAGATCCACTACGACAAGGTCACTCTCACGGGGCGGCCGTTCTTCTACTTCGCCTACGGTGCGGCGTGCAGCGAAGTGGCCATCGACACGCGCACGGGTGAATACCGCGTGCTGGGCGTGGACATCCTGCACGACGTGGGCCGCAGCATCAACCCAGCGATCGACATCGGGCAGATCGAAGGCGGCTTTGTGCAGGGCATGGGCTGGCTGACCACCGAAGAGCTGGTCTGGACCGACAAGGGCCTGCTGGCCACCAAGGCGCCCAGCACCTACAAGATCCCCACCGCGGCCGACGTCCCCGCGCGCCTGAACGTGCACCTGTGGCCCGAAGAAAATAGGGAAGACACCGTGTTTCGCAGCAAGGCCGTGGGCGAACCACCCTTCATGCTGGCCATCAGCGTGTGGGAGGCGCTGCGCGAAGCGATTGCCGCCGCGCGCGCTGATCGTGGCTTGGCCGGTGCCGCTGCCGCTGCCGTGCAGATGGACGCCCCCGCCACGGCCGAGCGCGTGCTGTGGGCGGTGAACGCGCCTTAA
- a CDS encoding BMP family ABC transporter substrate-binding protein, translating into MTDQRKRSLLQLAALAAAASALVACGKKDEPAPTAAAPAASAATEASAPAPAKAEPLKIGFVYVGPVGDGGWSFAHDNARKAIEKEFGDKISTTFVENVPEGADTERVVRDLVGQGYKMVFGTSFGFMEPMLKVAADNPDVKFEHATGFKTADNLRTYDSRTYEGAYMAGVIAGAMTKSGTLGVVGSVPIPEVVRNIDSFTLGAQLSNPKIKTRVVWVNDWHNPPKETEAATSLINGGADVLFQNTDSPAVLKTAESMGKRAFGWDSDMTAYGPKAHLGSAIINWTPYYTKAVGDALDGKWATGQSWWGVKEGAIDLVSLAADVPEAAKAKLDEVRNGLKAGTYHIWKGPLFDNNGKEVLAADQVADDKFLSGVNFYVKGVEGKVPGADKK; encoded by the coding sequence ATGACCGACCAACGCAAGCGCTCCCTGCTCCAACTCGCTGCCCTGGCAGCGGCCGCCAGTGCGCTGGTCGCATGTGGCAAGAAAGACGAGCCGGCACCCACCGCCGCCGCGCCCGCTGCCAGCGCCGCCACCGAAGCCTCGGCCCCTGCGCCCGCCAAGGCCGAGCCGCTGAAGATTGGTTTTGTCTACGTTGGGCCCGTAGGCGACGGCGGCTGGAGCTTTGCGCACGACAACGCGCGCAAGGCGATCGAGAAGGAATTCGGCGACAAGATTTCGACCACCTTTGTCGAAAACGTGCCTGAAGGCGCCGACACCGAGCGCGTGGTGCGCGACCTGGTCGGCCAGGGCTACAAGATGGTGTTCGGCACCAGCTTCGGCTTCATGGAGCCCATGCTGAAAGTGGCCGCCGACAACCCCGACGTGAAGTTCGAGCACGCCACCGGCTTCAAGACGGCCGACAACCTGCGCACCTACGACAGCCGCACCTACGAAGGCGCGTACATGGCGGGTGTGATCGCCGGCGCGATGACCAAGAGCGGCACGCTGGGCGTGGTGGGCTCGGTGCCGATCCCTGAGGTGGTGCGCAACATCGACAGCTTCACGCTGGGCGCGCAGCTGTCCAACCCCAAGATCAAGACGCGCGTGGTGTGGGTGAACGACTGGCACAACCCGCCCAAAGAAACCGAGGCCGCCACGTCGCTGATCAACGGCGGCGCCGACGTGCTGTTCCAGAACACCGATTCGCCCGCCGTGCTGAAAACGGCCGAATCCATGGGCAAGCGCGCCTTTGGCTGGGATTCGGACATGACCGCCTATGGCCCCAAGGCGCACCTGGGCTCGGCCATCATCAACTGGACGCCCTACTACACCAAGGCCGTGGGCGACGCGCTGGATGGCAAGTGGGCCACGGGCCAGAGCTGGTGGGGCGTGAAAGAAGGCGCGATCGACCTGGTCTCGCTGGCCGCCGACGTGCCTGAGGCCGCCAAAGCCAAGCTGGACGAAGTGCGCAACGGCCTGAAGGCAGGCACGTACCACATCTGGAAAGGCCCGCTGTTCGACAACAACGGCAAGGAAGTGCTGGCGGCCGACCAGGTGGCCGACGACAAGTTCCTGAGCGGCGTGAACTTCTACGTCAAGGGCGTCGAAGGCAAAGTGCCGGGCGCCGACAAGAAATAA
- a CDS encoding ABC transporter ATP-binding protein: MLPRLQLQHITKRYPGVLANDDVSLTVQPGEIHAVLGENGAGKSTLMKIIYGAVKPDAGEVHFDGQPVHIRSPQEARQLGIAMVFQHFSLFETLSVAENVWLGLDRSLTLPEVTRRIQETAAAYGLDIDPLRPVHTLGVGEMQRVEIIRALLTNPRLLILDEPTSVLTPQAVEKLFVTLRQLAAEGCSILYISHKLHEIRALCNACTVMRGGKVTGVTDPRTETNASLSRLMIGADPPALQHHAHTPGAPVLEVDRLSLPRESPFGVDLVEIALQVRAGEVVGLAGVSGNGQRELLFALSGEDQRAPAASIKIAGVAAGRLTPGRRRALGLHFVPEERLGRGAVPEMGLAHNLLLTRREAVGPLGWLRIGQLRAQAADTIARYRVKAAGPDAPARSLSGGNLQKFIMGREIDAKPKLLIVSQPTWGVDVGAAAQIRAEILALRDAGCAVLVVSEELDELFELSDRLHVIAKGQLSPSIDRRAATVQQIGQWMSGLWHEEVQQALQEKESAHAAP; encoded by the coding sequence ATGCTGCCCCGACTCCAACTGCAACACATCACCAAGCGCTACCCCGGCGTGCTGGCCAACGACGACGTGTCGCTGACGGTGCAGCCGGGCGAGATCCACGCCGTGCTGGGCGAAAACGGTGCCGGCAAAAGCACGTTGATGAAGATCATCTACGGCGCGGTCAAGCCCGATGCGGGCGAGGTGCACTTTGACGGCCAGCCCGTGCACATCCGCAGCCCGCAAGAGGCGCGGCAGCTGGGCATCGCCATGGTGTTCCAGCATTTCAGCCTGTTTGAAACCCTGTCGGTGGCCGAGAACGTGTGGCTGGGTCTTGACCGCAGCCTGACGCTGCCTGAAGTCACCCGCCGCATCCAGGAAACCGCCGCCGCCTACGGCCTGGACATCGACCCGCTGCGCCCCGTGCACACGCTGGGCGTGGGCGAGATGCAGCGGGTGGAGATCATCCGCGCGCTGCTGACCAACCCGCGCCTGCTGATCCTGGACGAACCCACCTCGGTGCTCACGCCGCAGGCGGTGGAAAAGCTCTTCGTCACCCTGCGCCAGCTGGCCGCCGAGGGCTGCAGCATTCTGTACATCAGCCACAAGCTGCACGAGATTCGCGCGCTGTGCAACGCCTGCACGGTGATGCGCGGCGGCAAGGTGACGGGCGTGACCGACCCGCGCACCGAAACCAACGCCTCGCTGTCGCGCCTGATGATCGGCGCCGACCCGCCCGCGCTGCAGCACCACGCCCACACGCCGGGCGCGCCCGTGCTGGAGGTAGACCGGCTGAGCCTGCCGCGCGAATCGCCCTTTGGCGTTGACCTGGTCGAGATCGCCCTGCAGGTGCGCGCCGGCGAGGTGGTGGGGCTGGCGGGCGTATCGGGCAATGGCCAGCGGGAATTGCTTTTTGCGCTTTCCGGCGAGGATCAGCGGGCGCCGGCAGCTTCCATAAAGATAGCAGGCGTCGCCGCCGGCCGGCTGACGCCCGGGCGCCGCCGCGCGCTGGGGCTGCACTTTGTGCCCGAGGAACGCCTGGGCCGCGGCGCCGTGCCTGAGATGGGCCTGGCGCACAACCTGCTGCTGACGCGGCGCGAAGCCGTGGGCCCGCTGGGCTGGCTGCGCATTGGGCAGTTGCGTGCGCAGGCGGCCGACACCATTGCGCGCTACCGCGTCAAGGCGGCGGGGCCAGACGCGCCTGCGCGTTCGCTATCGGGCGGCAACCTGCAGAAATTCATCATGGGCCGCGAGATCGACGCCAAGCCCAAGCTGCTGATCGTCTCGCAGCCCACCTGGGGCGTGGACGTGGGCGCGGCGGCGCAGATTCGCGCCGAAATCCTGGCGCTGCGCGACGCGGGCTGCGCCGTGCTGGTGGTCAGCGAAGAGCTGGACGAATTGTTTGAACTGAGCGATCGCCTGCACGTGATCGCCAAGGGCCAGCTGTCGCCGTCGATCGACCGGCGCGCGGCCACCGTGCAGCAGATCGGCCAGTGGATGAGCGGCCTGTGGCACGAAGAAGTGCAGCAGGCGCTGCAAGAAAAGGAGAGCGCGCATGCTGCGCCTTGA
- a CDS encoding vWA domain-containing protein: MPTRPATTRATPRAARCVAALTVLSLLAPAAGALAPQPPGDDRPLYVPPVWAAPAPADIFTRQRSALLPEAKPFAPAFRAPSATTCARPMRTHEEAGTQAHSAPGELKIGRAYSRAAAAGAHASPAAPPTLAPSPAPMAESAVVAEPAAADAVARSGAPGSASATRAVKPGPSAPPIAHPAPDAEPVTAGMVDDNASFAEYLAFQERTQVTHRPMDVRERVMLQVRDARGRAVPDAEVVVRATSGAAIWARTDTAGRAWLSPDAFDGDHGRFYEVTVRQGKAQASAVFQRGQQSAVDVTLDAAAPAQRARLDLVFLVDATGSMGDEIAKLKSTLRTIASEVAALPSQPDTCFGLVAYRDKTDTFVLRSHDFTNDLRAFQTVLDQLQADGGGDEPEAMNEALFEAVHALSWRGTGATRLMVLLADAPPHLDYAGPQYDATARAALAKGIKVFSVGASGLNKQGEYIQRQIAQYTGGRFVFLTYAQAQNPASGPGRETVHDVSNYSVDTLDRLIVRLVTDELAQLPQARR, from the coding sequence ATGCCCACCCGACCCGCGACAACCCGCGCCACACCCCGCGCCGCCCGCTGCGTCGCCGCACTCACCGTACTGTCGCTGCTGGCCCCCGCCGCCGGCGCGCTGGCCCCCCAGCCCCCGGGCGATGACCGCCCGCTATATGTCCCGCCAGTCTGGGCCGCGCCCGCGCCAGCCGACATCTTCACGCGCCAACGCAGCGCGCTGTTGCCCGAAGCCAAGCCCTTCGCACCCGCGTTCCGCGCCCCCTCGGCCACCACTTGCGCCCGCCCGATGCGCACGCACGAAGAAGCTGGCACCCAGGCGCACAGTGCTCCGGGCGAGCTGAAGATCGGCCGCGCCTATTCACGCGCAGCAGCCGCCGGCGCGCACGCTAGCCCGGCCGCGCCGCCCACCCTTGCACCGTCGCCCGCGCCGATGGCGGAATCGGCCGTGGTCGCAGAGCCCGCCGCTGCTGATGCCGTGGCCCGCAGCGGCGCGCCCGGCAGCGCTTCAGCCACGCGCGCCGTCAAGCCAGGCCCATCGGCGCCGCCGATAGCGCACCCCGCCCCCGATGCGGAGCCCGTCACCGCAGGCATGGTGGACGACAACGCCAGCTTCGCGGAATACCTGGCGTTTCAAGAGCGCACGCAGGTTACCCACCGCCCCATGGACGTGCGCGAGCGCGTCATGCTGCAGGTGCGCGATGCGCGTGGCCGCGCCGTGCCCGACGCCGAGGTGGTGGTGCGCGCCACCAGCGGCGCGGCCATATGGGCGCGCACCGACACCGCCGGGCGCGCCTGGTTGTCGCCGGACGCGTTCGACGGCGACCACGGCCGCTTCTACGAAGTGACCGTGCGGCAAGGCAAGGCGCAGGCCAGCGCCGTATTCCAGCGCGGCCAGCAAAGCGCAGTGGATGTGACGCTGGACGCTGCCGCACCCGCCCAGCGCGCACGCCTGGACCTGGTGTTTCTGGTGGACGCCACCGGCTCGATGGGCGACGAAATCGCCAAGCTGAAAAGCACGCTGCGCACCATCGCCAGCGAAGTCGCCGCCCTGCCCAGCCAGCCCGACACCTGCTTTGGCCTGGTCGCCTACCGCGACAAGACCGACACCTTCGTGCTGCGCAGCCACGATTTCACCAACGACCTGCGCGCCTTCCAGACCGTGCTGGACCAGCTGCAAGCCGATGGCGGCGGCGACGAACCCGAGGCCATGAACGAAGCCCTGTTCGAGGCCGTGCACGCCCTCAGCTGGCGCGGCACTGGCGCCACGCGGCTGATGGTGCTGCTGGCCGATGCGCCGCCGCACCTGGACTACGCCGGCCCGCAGTACGACGCCACGGCGCGCGCCGCCCTGGCCAAGGGCATCAAGGTGTTCAGCGTGGGCGCCAGCGGCTTGAACAAGCAGGGCGAATACATCCAGCGGCAAATCGCGCAGTACACCGGCGGGCGCTTCGTCTTTCTGACCTACGCGCAAGCGCAGAACCCGGCCAGCGGCCCAGGGCGCGAGACGGTGCACGACGTCAGCAACTATTCGGTCGATACGCTGGACAGGCTGATCGTGCGGCTGGTGACCGATGAGCTAGCCCAGTTGCCCCAAGCCCGGCGCTGA
- a CDS encoding ABC transporter permease yields the protein MLRLEPRPAPSRAWTWASPLLALAITVLIGTLLFAALGKDPVRGLQVFFWEPIKSPYALGELGLKATPLLLIALGLAVCFRSNVWNIGAEGQYIIGAVFAGGVALMATKDTGRWIMVAVLLAGMAGGMLWAAIAAFLRDRFNAGEILVTLMLVYVAVQVLGYLVYGPWKDPAGYNFPQTRTFEAVTQIPKLMKGSRVNLGLMLALGGAALLWIFLFRTRAGFAQQVGGLAPAAARYAGFSSRRALWTALLVSGATAGLAGALEVAGPIGQLTPYVPAGYGFAAIIVAFVGRLHPLGMVLSAILMSMFYIGGELAQSRLGLPKSLTGVFQGLLLFTLLACDTLINYRVRAKAG from the coding sequence ATGCTGCGCCTTGAGCCACGCCCGGCGCCCTCGCGCGCCTGGACCTGGGCATCGCCACTGCTGGCGCTGGCCATCACCGTGCTGATCGGCACGCTGCTGTTCGCTGCGCTGGGCAAAGACCCGGTGCGCGGGCTGCAGGTGTTTTTCTGGGAGCCGATCAAATCGCCTTACGCGCTGGGTGAGCTGGGCCTGAAAGCCACGCCGCTGCTGCTGATCGCGCTGGGGCTGGCGGTGTGTTTTCGCTCCAACGTGTGGAACATCGGCGCCGAGGGGCAGTACATCATCGGCGCGGTGTTTGCGGGCGGCGTGGCGCTGATGGCGACCAAAGATACGGGCCGCTGGATCATGGTGGCGGTGCTGCTGGCCGGCATGGCGGGCGGCATGCTGTGGGCGGCTATCGCGGCATTTTTACGAGACCGCTTCAACGCGGGCGAAATCCTGGTCACGCTGATGCTGGTGTACGTGGCGGTGCAGGTGCTGGGCTATCTGGTGTACGGCCCCTGGAAAGACCCGGCGGGCTACAACTTTCCGCAAACGCGCACGTTCGAGGCCGTCACGCAGATTCCCAAGCTGATGAAGGGCTCGCGCGTGAACCTGGGCCTGATGTTGGCGCTGGGCGGGGCCGCGCTGCTGTGGATCTTCCTGTTTCGCACCCGCGCCGGGTTTGCGCAGCAGGTGGGCGGGCTGGCCCCGGCGGCGGCGCGCTACGCGGGCTTTTCTTCGCGCCGCGCGCTGTGGACGGCGCTGCTGGTGTCCGGCGCCACGGCCGGGCTGGCGGGCGCGCTGGAAGTGGCCGGCCCCATCGGCCAGCTGACGCCCTATGTGCCGGCCGGCTACGGCTTTGCCGCCATCATCGTCGCCTTTGTTGGGCGCCTGCACCCGTTGGGCATGGTGCTGTCGGCCATCTTGATGAGCATGTTCTACATCGGCGGTGAGCTGGCGCAATCGCGCCTGGGCCTGCCCAAGTCGCTGACCGGGGTGTTCCAGGGTCTGCTGCTGTTCACGCTGCTGGCGTGCGACACGCTGATCAACTACCGCGTGCGCGCGAAGGCGGGCTAA
- a CDS encoding ABC transporter permease yields MEVYALLFAATLNAGTVLALAALGLLINEKAGVVNLGAEGMMLCAAIAGFATVVTTGNDWLGFAAGALAGAVLAAAFGVLVIWLNTNQYATGLALSIFGVGLSAFVGINFVQAKLPERTPFNAFGLGDIPIIGPALFRQHPLVYGAMLLALGLVWFLYRTRGGLVLRAVGESPQSAHALGYPVRLIRLGAVVFGGAMCGLAGAYLSLVYTPLWVEGMVAGKGWIALALTTFATWRPGRILLGAYLFGGVTMLQFHLQAQGVQIPSQVLSMLPYLATIVVLALISRNPTWIRVNMPASLGKPYYPGS; encoded by the coding sequence ATGGAAGTCTACGCACTCTTGTTTGCGGCCACGCTGAACGCCGGCACCGTGCTGGCGCTGGCGGCGCTGGGCTTATTGATCAACGAGAAAGCCGGCGTGGTGAACCTTGGCGCCGAGGGCATGATGCTGTGCGCGGCCATCGCCGGGTTTGCCACCGTGGTCACCACCGGCAACGATTGGCTGGGCTTTGCCGCGGGCGCGCTGGCCGGTGCGGTGCTGGCCGCTGCCTTTGGCGTGCTGGTGATCTGGCTGAACACCAACCAGTACGCCACCGGCCTGGCGCTGAGCATCTTCGGCGTGGGCCTGTCGGCCTTCGTGGGCATCAACTTCGTGCAGGCCAAGCTGCCCGAACGCACGCCGTTCAACGCCTTCGGCCTGGGCGACATTCCCATCATCGGCCCGGCACTGTTTCGCCAGCACCCGCTGGTGTACGGGGCGATGCTGCTGGCGCTGGGGCTGGTGTGGTTTTTGTACCGCACGCGCGGCGGCTTGGTGCTGCGCGCGGTGGGCGAATCGCCCCAGTCGGCCCATGCGCTGGGCTACCCGGTGCGGCTGATTCGGCTGGGCGCGGTGGTGTTCGGCGGCGCGATGTGCGGGCTGGCCGGCGCCTACCTGTCGCTGGTCTACACCCCGCTGTGGGTCGAGGGCATGGTGGCCGGCAAAGGCTGGATCGCGCTGGCGCTCACCACCTTCGCCACCTGGCGGCCGGGCCGCATTCTGCTGGGCGCCTACCTGTTTGGCGGGGTGACGATGCTGCAATTCCACCTGCAGGCGCAAGGCGTGCAGATTCCCAGCCAGGTGCTGTCGATGCTGCCTTACCTGGCCACGATCGTGGTGCTGGCGCTGATTTCGCGCAACCCGACCTGGATCCGCGTGAACATGCCCGCGTCCCTGGGCAAGCCCTACTACCCTGGCAGCTGA